From the genome of Chroicocephalus ridibundus chromosome 1, bChrRid1.1, whole genome shotgun sequence, one region includes:
- the LOC134509953 gene encoding histone H2B 1/2/3/4/6, producing the protein MPEPAKSAPAPKKGSKKAVTKTQKKGDKKRKKSRKESYSIYVYKVLKQVHPDTGISSKAMGIMNSFVNDIFERIAGEASRLAHYNKRSTITSREIQTAVRLLLPGELAKHAVSEGTKAVTKYTSSK; encoded by the coding sequence ATGCCTGAGCCGGCCAAGTCCGCTCCCGCGCCCAAGAAGGGCTCCAAGAAAGCGGTGACCAAGACGCAGAAGAAGGGCGACAAGAAGCGCAAGAAGAGCCGCAAGGAGAGCTACTCCATCTACGTGTAcaaggtgctgaagcaggtgcACCCCGACACGGGCATCTCGTCCAAGGCCATGGGCATCATGAACTCCTTCGTCAACGACATCTTCGAGCGCATCGCCGGCGAGGCCTCGCGCCTGGCGCACTACAACAAGCGCTCCACCATCACCTCGCGGGAGATCCAGACGGCCGTGCGGCTCCTGCTGCCCGGCGAGCTGGCCAAGCACGCCGTCTCCGAGGGCACCAAGGCCGTCACCAAGTACACCAGCTCCAAGTAG
- the LOC134509932 gene encoding histone H1.10, which produces MSETAPAAAPTVAAPAAKAAAKKPKKAAGGSKARKPAGPSVTELITKAVSASKERKGLSLAALKKALAAGGYDVEKNNSRIKLGLKSLVSKGTLVQTKGTGASGSFRLSKKPGEVKEKAPKKRATAAKPKKPAAKKPASAAKKPKKAAAVKKSPKKAKKPAATATKKAAKSPKKATKAAKPKKAAAAAKSPAKAKAVKPKAAKPKAAKPKAAKAKKAAPKK; this is translated from the coding sequence ATGTCGGAgaccgctcccgccgccgctcccacCGTCGCGGCCCCCGCCGCTAAGGCCGCCGCCAAGAAGCCGAAGAAAGCGGCGGGCGGCTCCAAAGCCCGCAAACCCGCCGGCCCCAGCGTCACCGAGCTGATCACCAAGGCCGTCTCCGCCTCCAAGGAGCGCAAGGGGCTCTCCCTCGCCGCGCTCAAGAAGGCGCTGGCCGCCGGCGGCTACGATGTGGAGAAGAACAACAGCCGCATCAAGCTGGGGCTCAAGAGTCTCGTCAGCAAGGGCACTCTGGTACAGACCAAGGGCACCGGCGCCTCCGGCTCCTTCCGCCTCAGCAAGAAGCCCGGAGAAGTGAAGGAAAAAGCCCCCAAGAAGCGGGCGACTGCGGCCAAGCCCAAGAAGCCGGCAGCCAAGAAGCCCGCCAGCGCCGCCAAGAAGCCCAAGAAGGCGGCGGCCGTGAAGAAGAGCCCCAAGAAAGCCAAGAAGCCGGCGGCCACCGCGACCAAGAAAGCGGCCAAGAGCCCCAAGAAGGCGACCAAGGCTGCCAAGCCCaagaaggcggcggcagcagcgaaGAGCCCGGCTAAGGCGAAGGCAGTGAAGCCCAAAGCAGCCAAGCCCAAGGCGGCCAAGCCGAAAGCAGCCAAGGCAAAGAAGGCGGCGCCCAAGAAGTGA
- the LOC134509945 gene encoding histone H2A.J: MSGRGKQGGKVRAKAKSRSSRAGLQFPVGRVHRLLRKGNYAERVGAGAPVYMAAVLEYLTAEILELAGNAARDNKKTRIIPRHLQLAIRNDEELNKLLGKVTIAQGGVLPNIQAVLLPKKTESHKAKSK, from the coding sequence ATGTCGGGCCGCGGGAAGCAGGGAGGTAAAGTCCGAGCCAAGGCCAAGTCGCGCTCGTCGCGGGCCGGGCTGCAGTTCCCTGTGGGCCGCGTCCATCGTCTCCTCCGAAAAGGTAACTACGCGGAGCGGGTGGGCGCTGGAGCGCCCGTCTACATGGCGGCCGTGCTGGAGTACCTGACGGCCGAGATCCTGGAGCTGGCGGGCAACGCGGCCCGCGACAACAAGAAGACGCGCATCATCCCCCGCCACCTGCAGCTGGCCATCCGCAACGACGAGGAGCTCAACAAGCTGCTGGGCAAGGTGACGATCGCGCAGGGCGGGGTGCTGCCCAACATCCAGGCCGTGCTGCTGCCCAAGAAGACCGAGAGTCACAAGGCCAAGAGCAAATAA